GGATATTTTGAGAATAGGGGATTTGTCAAAACACCGGTCAATAAGGGGCTGGCAGCAAATCCAAAAAAGACTGCAGGCAGGCGACGAAGAAAATTTTAAACTGGCCATTACCGAAGCCGATAGAATTCTTGATGAACTGCTGAAAATCAGCGGCTATCAAGGTAAAAATATGGATGAGCGTTTAGGACAAATCACCCAAGCCCAGCTTTTCAACATCAGCGATGCTTGGTCAGCCCATAAAATCAAACAAAGGATTCTTAAAGAAGAAGATTTCCACATCAACAAACAAGAAGCCGAATTGATTATCAATATCTACAAAAAATCTTTCCAGGAATTAGAGTTGATTGACTGAGGGTTAATAGGACTTCCGCAATTGCCTTTCAGAACCAGAATAATTTTGCTCCAGCGGCAAAATTTTCTTTTCCCTCGGCGCTGAAATTCGTCTGCGGCGAAACCAAGCTTTCAGCGCCTGCGGGATATTCTTCAAGGCAACGGCGGAAGTCCAGAGTGGTGGTTTGAAAAATTTGCGCGGTGGACGGGATTGATAAGCTGGCGGGCCGGACGGGATTTGAACCCGTGATTTTCTCCGTGACAGGGAGACGACCACTCCAGGCTGGTCCGCCGGCCCATTAATTTATTAGTTTTTAGTTTAAGCTAATTTGAAATATTTTTCAAATATCTTCTTTTTGCGCGAAAGATATAAGTTGTTTTCAACATCCTTATACAAAAATTTATATAAGGATAAACTATCGTTTACAGAAAAACACAATCTATATCCTTTGTTATAGTAAAAAGTTCCGCCAGAAATATCGCTGAGTTTTTTAAGTTTGGCATGCAATGCTTTAAGAAAATTTTTGCTACCGGACGTAAAACCAGATAAAATCGTGGTTGTATTTTTATTATTTCTATCCGCCCTGATGTATTTAGCAATAGTCGCATTGCCGTCTCCGTCAAAATATCCTCTTGTAAAATGAGAAAAATATTTATCAGGAACAAAAGGTAATTTTATAGTTTTGCTTTTGTTTGGCGTTAAACCAATTTGCGATAAATCATTAAATATTGATTTGCTTCCGATTTGTAGCCGATAAATAGTATTCCATTTGACGTTTCTTTTTCTTGCGGTAATCTTATGATTTGAGCCAAGTAATCTTTTAATCTTTCCCAATATATCTTTATCGGTAATTTGAAATTCAATAAAATGCGCGCCTCTTTTATTTTTTATCATATTTCCATCCGCGGCAAAAAATCCTAAAACATAAGCCATTTCCGGCGTCCAATTTTTAAAGAAATCTTCGTTTTTTGTTTTTAAAATCGGCATTACGAAGTGTAGCAGGGGTGGGGATCGAACCCACGACCTTAGCGTTATGAATGCTATGCTCTAACCAACTGAGCTACCCTGCCGCAAAACTGTTGCGGGGGCGGGAGTTGAACCCGCTTCTGGAGATTATGAGCCTCCCGAGGTAACCGTTCCTCTACCCCGCGGAAATATGATAATATATAATTAAAAAAATGTCTACCAAAAAAAGAATTTTAACGATTAATGAAACGGAAACGCCGGCGATTATTTCGCGGCTTCGGGATAAAACGGATTTTAAAAGTTTGCGGATAAAACAACTTTTGGCTTTGACTGATTTAACCAGAACCGAAAATTCTCCTATAAAATTCTTAATTGACGCCATTATTAAGATGCGCCGGTTTGTTGATTTTGACATCATTAATGTTCCCGAAATTGTCAGCGCCAGAAATAATTTTGATTTATTAAATACTCCGCCGGACCACCCCAGCCGTCGGGAAACTGATACTTATTATGCGGAAAAAGATTGGGTTTTACGCACTCACACCACGGTAATGTGGCCTTATTATTTTTTCAAAGAAAACATGGAAAAATTGGAAACTGAAGGCGAAATCGGCGCTTTGTGTTACGGCAAGGTTTACCGCAAAGATGAAATCGACCGTTCCCATTACCCGGTTTTTCATCAGATAGACGGTTTGTATATTTGCCGGAAAGATAAAAAAATAATCGGCATTCCGGAATTAACCGAAGTCCTGGTTGATATCGCCAAAAATATTTACGGGGACGACGTTGAATACCAGATTTCCGAAGATATTTTTCCTTTCACAAATCCCAGTATTCAGGTGGCGATTAAGGGCAAAGGGAACGGCCAATGGCTTGAGGTTCTGGGCGCCGGCGTTGTTCACACGCAGGTTTTGAAAAATTTGGGCATTGACCCCGAAGTTTACAACGGCTGGGCCTTCGGTTTCGGTTTGGAGAGATTAGCAATGATAAAAATGGAAATTTCCGATATCCGGATTTTCTGGTCAATTGACAAAAGAATTACCAGCCAATTCAAAGATTTAAACAGCATCTTTCACGAAATCAGCAAATATCCGATGACTTATCGCGACATTTCTTTTGTGGTTGGTAAAAATACCAGTTTAAATAATTATTACGAAATTATCCGGGGTTGCGCCGGCGATTTAGTTGAGGAAGTTTCTTTGCTGGATAAATATGAAAATAAAGAAAAATTCGGCGAAAACAAAATCAGCTACACTTTTCACATCGTATATCGTTCCAATGAAAGGACACTGACCAATAATGAAGTGGATAAAATTCACCGGCAAATTATAGACCGCACTAAACAGGAATTAAATGCAGTCGTGCGCTAAAATTTGAAAGAAGAAAATATCTTATGGTTTCAAAAAAAATTAAATTGCCCAAACTCGGAAAAATTCCTCCCGAATTTTTTAACAAATTTATCTACCCTAAGTTAGGTCATCGTGATTTATCGGTTATCGTGAAACCTCAGCACGGAGTTGATTTCGGAGTAGTTGATTTAGGCGCTAAAGTTTTGGTTTTGTCCACCGACCCATTTTATATCGCCAAAGAATTGGGTATAGAAAAAGCCGCTTGGTTCGCCGTCCATATCATTGCCAGCGATGTTGCGGTTAGCGGAATAAAACCAAGATATCTTTCCGTTGACCTTAATCTGCCGCCGGAAATAACAGAAAATGAACTTGTCCGGTTATGGAATACCGTGGACAGCGAATGCAAAAAACTCGGCATTAATGTTGTCACCGGCCATACTGCCAGATATGCCGGCTGTAATTATCCGATGGTCGGTGGGGCAACGATATTCGGCATTGATAAAAAAGAAAAACTGATAATACCAAAGTCAAAGCCCGGCGATGTCATTATAGTTTCTAAAGGTCCTGCTATTGAAACTACCGGTTTGATGTCTGCTTATTTCCCAAAATTTTTGGAAGAAAAATACGGCAAAAGTTTTGTTAAAAAAGCCCAGGATATTTATTATCAGATGTCTACGGTAGAAGATGCGTTAGTGACGGCTTCGGTTGGTGGAGTAACCGCCATGCACGATGCCACTGAATGCGGTGTTTTGGGCGGTCTCTACGAAATGGCGATTCACAGCAAAGTAGGAATGAATATTTATTTAGATAAAATGATTTTACAAGATGAGGTAAAAAAAACTTGTGAATGTTTTGGTATAGATCCATATAGAGCAATAAGCGAGGGCACCTTGTTGGCGACCGCGAACAAAAATAAAGCCCTAAAAATTATTAATGCATTAAAAAATAAAGGTATTCCCGCAAGTATCGCCGGAGAGGTAACGCCTAAAAAAGATGGAATTTACGTCTTTGAAAAAAATAAAAAATATAAGTTAGAGCACCCCAGAATAGATCCTTTTTGGGGTAAATTTGAAGAATATCTTAAGAAATCGAATTAAAATTTTATCTACTCCAAATGCACTTCTTTGGAAAATTTCTTTAGTTTTTCTTTAAGCAGGGGATAGGCGATTAATTTCGGGTCTTTTTGAAGAATTTCCAAAGCCGCTTTGCGGCTGTTTTTGACCAACTCGGGATTTTGAATGGCTTTCATCGCCAAGTCCGGCACGCCGGTTTGGTTTTTGCCGAGAAATTCTCCGGGTCCCCGGATTTCCAAATCTTTTTCCGCCAATTCCAAGCCGTTTTTGGCTTCAACTATAGATTGTAGTCTTTGCTGGGTGGTTTTTGCCGAAGAATCGGTGAATAGAAAACAAAATGATTGATAAACTCCCCGGCCGACCCGGCCGCGAAACTGATAAAGCTGGGCCAAGCCGAAACGCTCGGCGCCTTCAATCATCATTATGACGGCGTTGGGAATATCCACTCCGACTTCAACCACGGAAGTGGAAACCAAAATATCAGTTTCTCCATCTTTAAATTTATTCATTATTAATTCTTTGTCCTTTGATTTTATTTTTCCGTGAAGCATCGCCACTCTCAAATCCGGGAAAATTTTATTTTTCAATTTTTCATATTCTTCCTTAACCGCTTTTGTTTCCAAAAGCAACGCTGATTTATACTGATTTAGCTGATTTATGCGGATATTATTATTAGCATCTATCTGTGTGTCTGCATCTATACGCGGACATATAACAAAAACTTGTCTTCCTTTTTTTACCTGTCCACGGATAAAAGCATACGCCTTATCGCGATTGGTCGGCGCCACTACTTTGGTGACAATTGCCTTTCTGTTTTTCGGCAATTCCGTGATTGTTGATAAATCCAAATCGC
This DNA window, taken from bacterium, encodes the following:
- a CDS encoding LAGLIDADG family homing endonuclease, which translates into the protein MPILKTKNEDFFKNWTPEMAYVLGFFAADGNMIKNKRGAHFIEFQITDKDILGKIKRLLGSNHKITARKRNVKWNTIYRLQIGSKSIFNDLSQIGLTPNKSKTIKLPFVPDKYFSHFTRGYFDGDGNATIAKYIRADRNNKNTTTILSGFTSGSKNFLKALHAKLKKLSDISGGTFYYNKGYRLCFSVNDSLSLYKFLYKDVENNLYLSRKKKIFEKYFKLA
- a CDS encoding AIR synthase family protein, whose translation is MVSKKIKLPKLGKIPPEFFNKFIYPKLGHRDLSVIVKPQHGVDFGVVDLGAKVLVLSTDPFYIAKELGIEKAAWFAVHIIASDVAVSGIKPRYLSVDLNLPPEITENELVRLWNTVDSECKKLGINVVTGHTARYAGCNYPMVGGATIFGIDKKEKLIIPKSKPGDVIIVSKGPAIETTGLMSAYFPKFLEEKYGKSFVKKAQDIYYQMSTVEDALVTASVGGVTAMHDATECGVLGGLYEMAIHSKVGMNIYLDKMILQDEVKKTCECFGIDPYRAISEGTLLATANKNKALKIINALKNKGIPASIAGEVTPKKDGIYVFEKNKKYKLEHPRIDPFWGKFEEYLKKSN